In Lodderomyces elongisporus chromosome 2, complete sequence, the following proteins share a genomic window:
- a CDS encoding uncharacterized protein (BUSCO:EOG09260KGS): MSSFSTNELHNDYASKISQRLFELVKPFCTELSQQTSLNQTSFNESRVLSLLVSIETAWRQFNEEMEKGNVVNNVESLAIAPKLADYIFFPISSLLKQPSLSDSLVQHILAIIDLLIQYCWKFDANYALMDQLLPLVLFLSGAIANKQTSNIGGKSLQFKLVAINTLSGLANILGQSYFEASGKRLHFLSDSLSLSLDVITSTKAADLESIEVLNSALDLISLLLKRLSPEQISMILPGLTSSIAKFVSLNSSNSFKVMVKILHILGMVITQSFNDTQLNAQLEVESEDGENEESLLNMEVNWDDDISTIDASSLLANEERGIHITEKDQRTMSWLKATSKQLRMSLIVVFKTMLLNPTSRSRLNSKPELSKSVITFIANILQSSFVSLFLEVTPLMLDLCVVLLHASLYESEECNEKIWQVVENIRLSFDNGNHNNNNNNSNNNNSDHNHNTNAKTRALRELVKSKLDDLLDNKLSQLVFSTDEDKIAMTVMAIKFYFPLFLELSRRDRQLLDEVVSLKKQCLRVLLQNTVEQVKYETTKRPKSNFQSNISAGHIQNKESNLLDSIELPGYINARNVKVQDQKVSKPKDLVSSHDLQLLARQWETRASTDSDVSSDESYIDIKSPYLETCLKSLIKFLSELKDGSEVLDILEQVFEDSDLSFTSSFSLDPQSSLSQGIALWFAGLYATNSFSKNSYFDTSEFLNFGDAMDTDTEDDANTTEEENESAYLMLMKAKEVLDEHALHQSNPFSSSSSSSLSMSMASSFELAHVSALEAIRLVAGCLSQDQYRTDVLMQYLLPILQCLTLVDYPRIQGQAHKTLQTILNIYYSGSMVEMIIDNSDYLIDSISMQMSVASNLTPALPGILMIIIKIAGVQLLQSNQLTDVLSDMFVLLDSYHTYNKLAETFFFVFETLVDQIKQCYIPETLHIEDQYFNNSKTQFNPWGMTTKEEMIAFIEKTEIDPYGIYESEKEYFTRPGDKPFSEMRNDSDDEEEEEEEGDDGNTNETEGNTHDHDSQEAKEKDVWISPIPKESYEVLKRIFKYGFTLLTQPSFSLKFQIVKTLRLIYPLLCTDYKLVLPIVTAHWPVLTSLVTGATSLSIFSLSLDENDKKFPKEKVYVTVESLKFATEIINYDSSYKEYFFSRKYEETLEFILKHSHLANLKAISSNNNNHGSVDNKTLVVSEKAIYMFRMYPQLKEALIEFLLTGVQCYGKTISDLTRLEVIQLSFKLGIPQTFKLSRDTSCVLEVVGNF, from the coding sequence ATGAGTAGTTTTAGCACTAATGAACTACACAATGATTATGCGAGCAAAATTTCGCAGCGGCTTTTTGAATTGGTAAAACCTTTTTGCACCGAGTTGTCTCAACAGACATCATTAAATCAAACATCTTTCAATGAAAGTCGagtattatcattattagtGTCCATTGAAACGGCATGGAGGCAGTTTAACGAGGAGatggaaaaaggaaatgtgGTTAATAATGTTGAATCCTTGGCAATTGCGCCAAAGTTGGCTGACTATATTTTCTTCCCCATATCCAGTCTACTCAAACAACCACTGCTCAGTGACTCCTTAGTTCAACACATTCTCGCAATCATAGACTTATTGATCCAATATTGTTGGAAGTTTGATGCCAACTATGCATTGATGGACCAGCTTCTTCCGTTGGTGCTTTTTCTCTCCGGAGCAATTGCCAACAAGCAAACCTCAAATATTGGAGGAAAGTCATTGCAATTCAAATTGGTGGCCATAAATACATTATCAGGACTTGCAAACATTTTGGGACAATCGTATTTTGAAGCTTCAGGCAAAAGGCTTCATTTTCTAAGTGATTCTTTGTCGCTATCGCTTGACGTGATCACATCCACAAAAGCAGCAGACTTGGAATCGATTGAAGTATTAAACCTGGCGCTTGATCTAATTTCTTTGCTTCTCAAACGATTATCACCAGAACAAATATCTATGATTCTACCTGGCTTGACTTCCTCGATTGCAAAATTTGTCTCTTTGAACTCTAGTAACAGTTTCAAGGTAATGGTAAAAATTCTACATATTCTAGGCATGGTCATTACCCAATCCTTTAACGATACACAATTAAATGCACAGCTCGAAGTCGAGTCCGAGGATGGCGAGAACGAGGAAAGTTTGTTAAATATGGAAGTGAATTGGGATGACGATATCAGTACAATTGATGCGTCATCATTGTTGGcaaatgaagaaagaggaaTACATATTACTGAGAAAGATCAGCGAACCATGTCATGGCTTAAAGCAACTTCAAAGCAATTAAGAATGTCGTTGATTGTTGTGTTCAAAACAATGCTTCTTAACCCCACTAGTAGATCGAGGCTCAACTCGAAACCCGAATTGTCTAAACTGGTTATCACGTTTATTGCAAATATATTGCAATCAAGCTTTGTaagtttgtttcttgaagTGACACCTTTAATGCTTGATTTATGCGTCGTCTTGCTTCATGCATCTCTCTATGAATCCGAAGAATGCAATGAAAAGATATGGCAGGTAGTTGAAAATATCCGACTAAGTTTTGACAATGgcaaccacaacaataataacaataacagtaacaataacaacagtGATCATAATCACAATACCAATGCAAAAACAAGGGCATTACGGGAGTTGGTGAAATCAAAGTTAGACGACTTACTCGATAATAAGCTATCCCAACTTGTTTTCTCAACAGACGAGGACAAGATTGCCATGACTGTGATGGCaattaaattttattttccactATTTCTTGAACTATCGCGACGTGACCGACAGCTCCTAGACGAAGTTGTGTCactaaaaaaacaatgCCTTCGAGTATTACTTCAAAATACAGTAGAACAAGTAAAATATGAGACAACAAAGCGACCCAAATCGAACTTTCAGCTGAATATATCTGCCGGACATATCCAGAACAAGGAACTGAATCTACTTGACTCCATTGAGCTTCCAGGATATATTAACGCCAGAAATGTGAAGGTACAAGATCAAAAAGTTTCCAAGCCTAAAGATTTGGTTTCATCACACGACTTACAACTCTTGGCTCGTCAATGGGAGACCCGTGCTTCCACGGATCTGGACGTGAGCAGCGATGAAAGCTATATTGATATTAAATCACCGTACCTTGAAACGTGCTTGAAGCTGTTGATAAAGTTCTTATCGGAACTCAAAGACGGCAGTGAAGTATTAGATATCTTGGAGCAGGTATTTGAAGACTCAGACTTGTCATTCACTTCCTCATTTTCACTTGATCCACAAAGTTCATTATCCCAGGGTATTGCATTATGGTTTGCTGGGCTCTATGCAACGAATTCATTTTCTAAAAATTCATATTTTGACACATCAGAGTTTTTGAACTTTGGCGATGCAATGGATACTGATACAGAGGATGATGCTAATACGACagaggaagaaaatgagAGTGCATACTTGATGTTAATGAAAGCAAAGGAGGTATTAGATGAGCACGCTTTGCATCAAAGCAACcccttctcttcttcttcttcttcttctttatcgATGTCCATGGCTTCGAGTTTTGAACTTGCACACGTATCAGCGCTTGAAGCTATACGTTTGGTTGCTGGTTGCTTACTGCAAGACCAATATAGAACAGATGTTCTAATGCAATACTTGCTTCCTATATTGCAATGCTTGACTTTGGTTGATTATCCTCGCATTCAAGGTCAAGCCCACAAGACTTTGCAAACGATTTTGAACATTTATTACTCTGGATCAATGGTTGAGATGATTATAGACAATCTGGATTATCTTATTGACTCTATCAGTATGCAAATGTCAGTGGCTAGCAACCTTACTCCTGCATTACCTGGAATTTTGATGATTATTATAAAAATTGCTGGTGTTCAATTATTACAGTCTAATCAATTGACAGATGTTTTATCTGATATGTTTGTCTTATTGGACTCATACCACACATACAACAAACTAGCTGaaacattcttttttgtatttgaaacgcttgttgatcaaataaaacaatGCTATATTCCTGAGACTCTTCATATTGAAGATCAATatttcaacaacagcaaaaccCAATTTAATCCTTGGGGTATGACaactaaagaagaaatgatTGCATTCATTGAAAAAACGGAGATTGATCCGTACGGCATATATGAAAGTGAGAAGGAATACTTTACAAGACCTGGCGACAAACCGTTTTCGGAAATGAGAAATGATTCTGACgatgaggaggaggaggaggaggagggggATGATGGAAATACCAACGAGACTGAAGGCAATACTCACGACCATGATAGTCAAGAGGCGAAAGAGAAGGATGTATGGATTTCACCCATACCGAAGGAGAGTTACGAAGTGCTTAAACgaattttcaaatatgGGTTCACATTATTGACTCAGCCACTGTTTTCATTAAAGTTTCAGATTGTAAAAACATTGAGGCTAATATACCCATTATTATGCACTGACTACAAGTTGGTGTTGCCAATAGTTACAGCACATTGGCCTGTTTTAACAAGCTTGGTTACTGGTGCTACTTCTCTCTCaatcttttctcttctgtTGGATGAGAATGACAAGAAATTTCCCAAGGAGAAAGTTTATGTAACAGTTGAGAGTTTGAAGTTTGCTACAGAAATAATCAACTATGATCTGTCCTACAAGGAATACTTTTTCAGTAGGAAATATGAAGAAACGTTGGAATTTATATTAAAGCACTCTCATTTAGCTAATTTAAAAGCTATATCTtctaacaataataaccaTGGATCGGTGGATAATAAAACACTTGTTGTGAGTGAGAAGGCCATATATATGTTTCGCATGTATCCACAATTGAAAGAGGCGCTCATTGAGTTTTTACTAACTGGTGTGCAATGTTATGGCAAGACCATATCTGATTTGACGAGACTCGAGGTTATTCAACTCTCTTTCAAATTAGGTATTCCTCAAACTTTTAAACTTAGTAGGGACACTTCATGTGTTCTTGAAGTTGTTGGAAACTTTTAG